A genomic stretch from Theropithecus gelada isolate Dixy chromosome 2, Tgel_1.0, whole genome shotgun sequence includes:
- the USP19 gene encoding ubiquitin carboxyl-terminal hydrolase 19 isoform X12, which yields MSGGASATGPRRGPPGLEDATSKKKQKDRANQESKDGDPRKETGSRYVAQAGLELLASGDPSASASCAAGITGSRHHSRLFFPSLSGSASTPREEQTKEGACEDPHDLLATPPPELLLDWRQSAEEVIVKLHVGVGPLQLEDVDAAFTDTDCVVRFAGGQQWGGVFYAEIKSSCAKVQTRKGSLLHLTLPKKVPMLTWPSLLVEVDEQLCIPPVNPQTCLLGSEENLALLAGEKAVSPGNDPVSPAMVRSRNSGKDDCAKEEMAVAADAATLVDGKEPESMVNLAFVKNDSYEKGPDSVVVHVYVKEICRDTSRVLFREQDFTLIFQTRDGNFLRLHPGCGPHTIFRWQVKLRNLIEPEQCTFCFTASRIDICLRKRQSQRWGGLEAPATRGAVGGAKVAVPTGPTPLDSTPPGGAPHPLTGQEEARAMEKDKSKARSEDTGLESVATRTPMEHVTPKPETHLASPKPTCMVPPMPHSPVSGDSVEEEEEEEKKVCLPGFTGLVNLGNTCFMNSVIQSLSNTRELRDFFHDRSFEAEINYNNPLGTGGRLAIGFAVLLRALWKGTHHAFQPSKLKAIVASKASQFTGYAQHDAQEFMAFLLDGLHEDLNRIQNKPYTETVDSDGRPDEVVAEEAWQRHKMRNDSFIVDLFQGQYKSKLVCPVCAKVSITFDPFLYLPVPLPQKQKVLPVFYFAREPHSKPIKFLVSVSKENSTASEVLDSLSQSVRVKPENLRLAEVIKNRFHRVFLPSHSLDTVSPSDMLLCFELLSPELAKERVVVLEVQQRPQVPSVPISKCAACQRKQQSEDEKLKRCTRCYRVGYCNQLCQKTHWPDHKGLCRPENIGYPFLVSVPASRLTYARLAQLLEGYARYSVSVFQPPFQPGRMALESQSPGCTTLLSTGSLEAGDSERDPIQPPELQLVTPMAEGDTGLPRVWAAPDRGPVPSTSGISSEILASGPTEVGSLPAGERVSRPEAAVPGYQHPSEAMNAHTPQFFIYKIDSSNREQRLEDKGDTPLELGDDCSLALVWRNNERLQEFVLVASKELECAEDPGSAGEAARAGHFTLDQCLNLFTRPEVLAPEEAWYCPQCKQHREASKQLLLWRLPNVLIVQLKRFSFRSFIWRDKINDLVEFPVRNLDLSKFCIGQKEEQLPSYDLYAVINHYGGMIGGHYTACARLPNDRSSQRSDVGWRLFDDSTVTTVDESQVVTRYAYVLFYRRRNSPVERPPRAGHSEHHPDLGPAAEAAASQGLGPGQAPEVAPTRTAPERFAPPVDRPAPTYSNMEEVD from the exons ATGTCTGGCGGGGCCAGTGCCACAGGCCCAAGGAGAGGGCCCCCAGGACTGGAGGACGCAACTAGTAAGAAGAAGCAGAAGGATCGAGCAAACCAGGAGAGCAAGGATGGAGATCCTAGGAAAG agacagggtctcgatatgttgcccaggctggtcttgaacttctggcctcaggtgatccttctgcctcagcctcctgcgcagctgggatcacaggctcacgccaccattcCCGGCTGTTCTTTCCTTCATTGTCAGGGTCAGCATCCACTCCTCGGGAGGAGCAGACCAAAGAGG GAGCTTGTGAAGACCCTCATGATCTCTTGGCTACTCCCCCTCCAGAGTTGTTGCTCGATTGGAGGCAGAGTGCAGAAGAGGTGATTGTCAAGCTTCATGTGGGAGTAGGTCCCCTGCAGCTGGAGGATGTAGATGCTGCTTTCACAGATACGGACTGTGTGGTGCGGTTTGCAG GTGGTCAGCAGTGGGGTGGTGTCTTCTATGCTGAGATAAAAAGCTCTTGTGCTAAAGTGCAAACCCGCAAGGGCAGTCTCCTGCACCTGACACTGCCCAAAAAGGTGCCTATGCTCACGTGGCCCTCCCTCCTG GTTGAGGTTGATGAACAGCTTTGCATACCACCGGTGAACCCCCAaacctgcctcctgggctcagaggaGAATTTAGCCCTTTTGGCAGGAGAGAAAGCAGTGTCTCCTGGGAATGACCCAGTCTCTCCAGCCATGGTCCGGAGCAGAAACTCTGGGAAAGATGACTGTGCCAAGGAGGAGATGGCAGTGGCAGCAGATGCTGCAACCTTGGTGGATGGTaaag AGCCCGAGTCGATGGTGAACCTGGCATTTGTCAAGAATGATTCGTATGAGAAGGGCCCGGATTCAGTGGTGGTGCACGTGTACGTGAAGGAGATCTGCAGGGACACCTCGAGAGTACTTTTTCGTGAGCAGGACTTCACACTCATCTTCCAGACCAG GGATGGAAACTTCCTGAGGCTGCACCCAGGCTGTGGGCCCCACACCATCTTCCGTTGGCAGGTGAAGCTCAG GAATCTGATTGAGCCAGAGCAGTGCACCTTCTGTTTCACGGCTTCTCGCATCGACATCTGCCTTCGTAAGAGGCAGAGTCAGCGCTGGGGGGGCCTGGAGGCCCCGGCTACACGAG GTGCAGTGGGTGGTGCAAAGGTTGCCGTGCCGACAGGTCCAACCCCTCTGGATTCAACCCCACCAGGAGgtgctccccaccccctgacaggccagGAGGAGGCCCGGGCTATGGAGAAGGATAAATCCAAGGCACGATCTGAGGACACAGGGCTAGAGAGTGTGGCAACCCGCACACCTATGGAGCATGTAACCCCAAAGCCAGAGACACACCTGGCGTCG CCCAAGCCTACATGTATGGTGCCTCCCATGCCCCACAGCCCGGTTAGTGGAGATAgcgtggaggaggaggaagaggaagagaagaaagtgtGTCTGCCAGGCTTCACTGGCCTTGTCAATTTAGGCAACACCTGCTTCATGAACAGCGTCATTCAGTCTCTGTCCAACACTCGGGAACTCCGGGACTTCTTCCATG ACCGCTCCTTTGAGGCTGAGATAAACTACAACAACCCACTAGGGACTGGTGGGCGTCTGGCCATTGGCTTTGCTGTGCTGCTTCGGGCGCTATGGAAGGGCACCCACCATGCCTTCCAGCCTTCCAAGTTGAAG GCCATTGTGGCGAGTAAGGCCAGCCAGTTCACAGGCTATGCGCAGCATGATGCCCAGGAGTTCATGGCTTTCCTGCTGGATGGGCTGCACGAGGACCTGAATCGCATTCAGAACAAGCCCTACACAGAGACCGTGGACTCAGATGGGCGGCCCGATGAG GTGGTAGCTGAGGAAGCATGGCAGCGGCACAAGATGAGGAATGACTCTTTCATCGTGGACCTATTTCAGGGGCAGTACAAGTCGAAGCTGGTGTGCCCTGTGTGTGCCAAG GTCTCCATCACTTTTGACCCGTTTCTTTATCTGCCGGTGCCCTTGCCACAAAAGCAAAAGGTTCTCCCTGTCTTTTATTTCGCCCGAGAGCCCCACAGCAAGCCCATTAAG TTCCTGGTGAGCGTCAGCAAGGAGAACTCCACTGCCAGTGAAGTATTGGACTCCCTCTCTCAAAGCGTTCGTGTGAAGCCTGAGAATCTGCGTTTGGCGGAG GTAATTAAGAATCGTTTCCATCGTGTGTTCCTGCCCTCCCACTCACTGGACACTGTGTCCCCATCTGATATGCTCCTCTGCTTTGAGCTGCTATCCCCAGAGTTGGCTAAGGAGCGGGTAGTGGTGCTAGAGGTGCAACAG CGCCCCCAGGTGCCCAGCGTCCCCATCTCCAAGTGTGCAGCCTGCCAGCGGAAGCAACAGTCGGAGGATGAAAAGCTGAAGCGCTGTACCCGGTGCTACCGTGTGGGCTACTGCAACCA GCTCTGCCAGAAAACCCACTGGCCTGACCACAAGGGCCTCTGCCGACCTGAGAACATTGGCTACCCCTTCCTGGTCAGTGTACCTGCCTCACGCCTCACTTATGCCCGCCTTGCTCAGCTGCTAGAGGGCTATGCCCG GTACTCTGTGAGTGTATTCCAGCCACCCTTTCAGCCTGGCCGCATGGCCTTGGAGTCTCAGAGCCCTGGCTGCACCACACTGCTCTCCACTGGCTCCCTGGAGGCTGGGGACAGTGAGAGGGACCCCATTCAGCCACCTGAGCTCCAGCTGGTGACCCCTATGGCTGAGGGGGACACAGGGCTTCCCCGGGTGTGGGCAGCCCCTGACCGGGGTCCTGTGCCCAGCACCAGTGGAATTTCTTCTGAGATACTGGCCAGTGGGCCCACTGAGGTTGGCTCCTTGCCTGCTGGCGAGAGGGTGTCCCGACCCGAAG CCGCTGTGCCTGGGTACCAGCACCCAAGTGAAGCTATGAATGCCCACACACCACagttcttcatctataaaattgacTCATCCAACCGAGAGCAGCGGCTAGAGGACAAAG GAGACACCCCACTGGAGCTGGGTGACGATTGTAGCCTGGCTCTCGTCTGGAGGAACAATGAGCGTTTGCAGGAGTTTGTGTTGGTAGCCTCCAAGGAGCTGGAATGTGCTGAGGATCCAGGCTCTGCCGGTGAGGCTGCCCGGGCCGGCCACTTCACTCTGGACCAGTGCCTCAACCTCTTCACACGGCCTGAGGTGCTGGCACCCGAGGAGGCCTG GTACTGCCCACAGTGCAAACAGCACCGTGAGGCCTCCAAGCAGCTGTTGCTATGGCGCCTGCCAAATGTTCTCATCGTGCAGCTCAAGCGCTTCTCCTTTCGTAGTTTTATCTGGCGTGACAAGATCAATGACTTAGTGGAGTTCCCTGTTCG GAACCTGGACCTGAGCAAGTTCTGCATTGGTCAGAAAGAGGAGCAGCTGCCCAGCTATGATCTGTATGCTGTCATCAACCACTATGGAGGCATGATTGGTGGCCACTACACTGCCTGTGCACGCCTGCCCAATGATCGTAGCAGTCAGCGCAGTGACGTGG GCTGGCGCTTGTTTGATGACAGCACGGTGACAACGGTAGACGAGAGCCAGGTTGTGACGCGTTATGCCTATGTACTCTTCTACCGCCGGCGGAACTCTCCTGTGGAGAGGCCCCCCAGGGCAGGTCACTCTGAGCACCACCCAGACCTAGGCCCTGCAGCTGAGGCTGCTGCCAGCCAG GGACTAGGCCCTGGCCAGGCCCCCGAGGTGGCCCCCACGCGGACAGCCCCTGAACGCTTCGCCCCCCCTGTGGATCGGCCAGCCCCCACCTACAGCAACATGGAGGAGGTGGATTAG
- the USP19 gene encoding ubiquitin carboxyl-terminal hydrolase 19 isoform X9, which produces MSGGASATGPRRGPPGLEDATSKKKQKDRANQESKDGDPRKETGSRYVAQAGLELLASGDPSASASCAAGITGSRHHSRLFFPSLSGSASTPREEQTKEELLLDWRQSAEEVIVKLHVGVGPLQLEDVDAAFTDTDCVVRFAGGQQWGGVFYAEIKSSCAKVQTRKGSLLHLTLPKKVPMLTWPSLLKKPLGTQELVPGLQCQENGQELSPTALEPGPEPHRAKQEARNQKRAQGRGEVGSGAGPGAQAGPSAKRAVHLCRGPEGEGSRDDPGPRGDAPPFVADPATQVEVDEQLCIPPVNPQTCLLGSEENLALLAGEKAVSPGNDPVSPAMVRSRNSGKDDCAKEEMAVAADAATLVDEPESMVNLAFVKNDSYEKGPDSVVVHVYVKEICRDTSRVLFREQDFTLIFQTRDGNFLRLHPGCGPHTIFRWQVKLRNLIEPEQCTFCFTASRIDICLRKRQSQRWGGLEAPATRGAVGGAKVAVPTGPTPLDSTPPGGAPHPLTGQEEARAMEKDKSKARSEDTGLESVATRTPMEHVTPKPETHLASPKPTCMVPPMPHSPVSGDSVEEEEEEEKKVCLPGFTGLVNLGNTCFMNSVIQSLSNTRELRDFFHDRSFEAEINYNNPLGTGGRLAIGFAVLLRALWKGTHHAFQPSKLKAIVASKASQFTGYAQHDAQEFMAFLLDGLHEDLNRIQNKPYTETVDSDGRPDEVVAEEAWQRHKMRNDSFIVDLFQGQYKSKLVCPVCAKVSITFDPFLYLPVPLPQKQKVLPVFYFAREPHSKPIKFLVSVSKENSTASEVLDSLSQSVRVKPENLRLAEVIKNRFHRVFLPSHSLDTVSPSDMLLCFELLSPELAKERVVVLEVQQRPQVPSVPISKCAACQRKQQSEDEKLKRCTRCYRVGYCNQLCQKTHWPDHKGLCRPENIGYPFLVSVPASRLTYARLAQLLEGYARYSVSVFQPPFQPGRMALESQSPGCTTLLSTGSLEAGDSERDPIQPPELQLVTPMAEGDTGLPRVWAAPDRGPVPSTSGISSEILASGPTEVGSLPAGERVSRPEAAVPGYQHPSEAMNAHTPQFFIYKIDSSNREQRLEDKGDTPLELGDDCSLALVWRNNERLQEFVLVASKELECAEDPGSAGEAARAGHFTLDQCLNLFTRPEVLAPEEAWYCPQCKQHREASKQLLLWRLPNVLIVQLKRFSFRSFIWRDKINDLVEFPVRNLDLSKFCIGQKEEQLPSYDLYAVINHYGGMIGGHYTACARLPNDRSSQRSDVGWRLFDDSTVTTVDESQVVTRYAYVLFYRRRNSPVERPPRAGHSEHHPDLGPAAEAAASQGLGPGQAPEVAPTRTAPERFAPPVDRPAPTYSNMEEVD; this is translated from the exons ATGTCTGGCGGGGCCAGTGCCACAGGCCCAAGGAGAGGGCCCCCAGGACTGGAGGACGCAACTAGTAAGAAGAAGCAGAAGGATCGAGCAAACCAGGAGAGCAAGGATGGAGATCCTAGGAAAG agacagggtctcgatatgttgcccaggctggtcttgaacttctggcctcaggtgatccttctgcctcagcctcctgcgcagctgggatcacaggctcacgccaccattcCCGGCTGTTCTTTCCTTCATTGTCAGGGTCAGCATCCACTCCTCGGGAGGAGCAGACCAAAGAGG AGTTGTTGCTCGATTGGAGGCAGAGTGCAGAAGAGGTGATTGTCAAGCTTCATGTGGGAGTAGGTCCCCTGCAGCTGGAGGATGTAGATGCTGCTTTCACAGATACGGACTGTGTGGTGCGGTTTGCAG GTGGTCAGCAGTGGGGTGGTGTCTTCTATGCTGAGATAAAAAGCTCTTGTGCTAAAGTGCAAACCCGCAAGGGCAGTCTCCTGCACCTGACACTGCCCAAAAAGGTGCCTATGCTCACGTGGCCCTCCCTCCTG AAGAAACCTCTAGGGACCCAGGAGCTGGTGCCGGGGCTGCAGTGCCAGGAGAATGGGCAGGAACTGTCTCCCACTGCCCTGGAGCCAGGCCCTGAGCCCCACCGGGCTAAGCAGGAGGCCCGGAACCAGAAGCGGGCCCAGGGCCGTGGTGAGGTAGGCTCAGGGGCTGGCCCCGGGGCCCAGGCAGGGCCCAGCGCCAAGAGGGCTGTGCATCTCTGCAGAGGGCCAGAGGGGGAGGGGTCCAGGGATGACCCTGGACCCCGGGGTGATGCCCCACCCTTCGTGGCTGACCCGGCCACCCAG GTTGAGGTTGATGAACAGCTTTGCATACCACCGGTGAACCCCCAaacctgcctcctgggctcagaggaGAATTTAGCCCTTTTGGCAGGAGAGAAAGCAGTGTCTCCTGGGAATGACCCAGTCTCTCCAGCCATGGTCCGGAGCAGAAACTCTGGGAAAGATGACTGTGCCAAGGAGGAGATGGCAGTGGCAGCAGATGCTGCAACCTTGGTGGATG AGCCCGAGTCGATGGTGAACCTGGCATTTGTCAAGAATGATTCGTATGAGAAGGGCCCGGATTCAGTGGTGGTGCACGTGTACGTGAAGGAGATCTGCAGGGACACCTCGAGAGTACTTTTTCGTGAGCAGGACTTCACACTCATCTTCCAGACCAG GGATGGAAACTTCCTGAGGCTGCACCCAGGCTGTGGGCCCCACACCATCTTCCGTTGGCAGGTGAAGCTCAG GAATCTGATTGAGCCAGAGCAGTGCACCTTCTGTTTCACGGCTTCTCGCATCGACATCTGCCTTCGTAAGAGGCAGAGTCAGCGCTGGGGGGGCCTGGAGGCCCCGGCTACACGAG GTGCAGTGGGTGGTGCAAAGGTTGCCGTGCCGACAGGTCCAACCCCTCTGGATTCAACCCCACCAGGAGgtgctccccaccccctgacaggccagGAGGAGGCCCGGGCTATGGAGAAGGATAAATCCAAGGCACGATCTGAGGACACAGGGCTAGAGAGTGTGGCAACCCGCACACCTATGGAGCATGTAACCCCAAAGCCAGAGACACACCTGGCGTCG CCCAAGCCTACATGTATGGTGCCTCCCATGCCCCACAGCCCGGTTAGTGGAGATAgcgtggaggaggaggaagaggaagagaagaaagtgtGTCTGCCAGGCTTCACTGGCCTTGTCAATTTAGGCAACACCTGCTTCATGAACAGCGTCATTCAGTCTCTGTCCAACACTCGGGAACTCCGGGACTTCTTCCATG ACCGCTCCTTTGAGGCTGAGATAAACTACAACAACCCACTAGGGACTGGTGGGCGTCTGGCCATTGGCTTTGCTGTGCTGCTTCGGGCGCTATGGAAGGGCACCCACCATGCCTTCCAGCCTTCCAAGTTGAAG GCCATTGTGGCGAGTAAGGCCAGCCAGTTCACAGGCTATGCGCAGCATGATGCCCAGGAGTTCATGGCTTTCCTGCTGGATGGGCTGCACGAGGACCTGAATCGCATTCAGAACAAGCCCTACACAGAGACCGTGGACTCAGATGGGCGGCCCGATGAG GTGGTAGCTGAGGAAGCATGGCAGCGGCACAAGATGAGGAATGACTCTTTCATCGTGGACCTATTTCAGGGGCAGTACAAGTCGAAGCTGGTGTGCCCTGTGTGTGCCAAG GTCTCCATCACTTTTGACCCGTTTCTTTATCTGCCGGTGCCCTTGCCACAAAAGCAAAAGGTTCTCCCTGTCTTTTATTTCGCCCGAGAGCCCCACAGCAAGCCCATTAAG TTCCTGGTGAGCGTCAGCAAGGAGAACTCCACTGCCAGTGAAGTATTGGACTCCCTCTCTCAAAGCGTTCGTGTGAAGCCTGAGAATCTGCGTTTGGCGGAG GTAATTAAGAATCGTTTCCATCGTGTGTTCCTGCCCTCCCACTCACTGGACACTGTGTCCCCATCTGATATGCTCCTCTGCTTTGAGCTGCTATCCCCAGAGTTGGCTAAGGAGCGGGTAGTGGTGCTAGAGGTGCAACAG CGCCCCCAGGTGCCCAGCGTCCCCATCTCCAAGTGTGCAGCCTGCCAGCGGAAGCAACAGTCGGAGGATGAAAAGCTGAAGCGCTGTACCCGGTGCTACCGTGTGGGCTACTGCAACCA GCTCTGCCAGAAAACCCACTGGCCTGACCACAAGGGCCTCTGCCGACCTGAGAACATTGGCTACCCCTTCCTGGTCAGTGTACCTGCCTCACGCCTCACTTATGCCCGCCTTGCTCAGCTGCTAGAGGGCTATGCCCG GTACTCTGTGAGTGTATTCCAGCCACCCTTTCAGCCTGGCCGCATGGCCTTGGAGTCTCAGAGCCCTGGCTGCACCACACTGCTCTCCACTGGCTCCCTGGAGGCTGGGGACAGTGAGAGGGACCCCATTCAGCCACCTGAGCTCCAGCTGGTGACCCCTATGGCTGAGGGGGACACAGGGCTTCCCCGGGTGTGGGCAGCCCCTGACCGGGGTCCTGTGCCCAGCACCAGTGGAATTTCTTCTGAGATACTGGCCAGTGGGCCCACTGAGGTTGGCTCCTTGCCTGCTGGCGAGAGGGTGTCCCGACCCGAAG CCGCTGTGCCTGGGTACCAGCACCCAAGTGAAGCTATGAATGCCCACACACCACagttcttcatctataaaattgacTCATCCAACCGAGAGCAGCGGCTAGAGGACAAAG GAGACACCCCACTGGAGCTGGGTGACGATTGTAGCCTGGCTCTCGTCTGGAGGAACAATGAGCGTTTGCAGGAGTTTGTGTTGGTAGCCTCCAAGGAGCTGGAATGTGCTGAGGATCCAGGCTCTGCCGGTGAGGCTGCCCGGGCCGGCCACTTCACTCTGGACCAGTGCCTCAACCTCTTCACACGGCCTGAGGTGCTGGCACCCGAGGAGGCCTG GTACTGCCCACAGTGCAAACAGCACCGTGAGGCCTCCAAGCAGCTGTTGCTATGGCGCCTGCCAAATGTTCTCATCGTGCAGCTCAAGCGCTTCTCCTTTCGTAGTTTTATCTGGCGTGACAAGATCAATGACTTAGTGGAGTTCCCTGTTCG GAACCTGGACCTGAGCAAGTTCTGCATTGGTCAGAAAGAGGAGCAGCTGCCCAGCTATGATCTGTATGCTGTCATCAACCACTATGGAGGCATGATTGGTGGCCACTACACTGCCTGTGCACGCCTGCCCAATGATCGTAGCAGTCAGCGCAGTGACGTGG GCTGGCGCTTGTTTGATGACAGCACGGTGACAACGGTAGACGAGAGCCAGGTTGTGACGCGTTATGCCTATGTACTCTTCTACCGCCGGCGGAACTCTCCTGTGGAGAGGCCCCCCAGGGCAGGTCACTCTGAGCACCACCCAGACCTAGGCCCTGCAGCTGAGGCTGCTGCCAGCCAG GGACTAGGCCCTGGCCAGGCCCCCGAGGTGGCCCCCACGCGGACAGCCCCTGAACGCTTCGCCCCCCCTGTGGATCGGCCAGCCCCCACCTACAGCAACATGGAGGAGGTGGATTAG